From Streptomyces griseorubiginosus, one genomic window encodes:
- a CDS encoding DUF6243 family protein codes for MARGGAGNMLGVGGTRSNINRGALRGGNRGTRIGGTQDAQAQKRELLRKLRERREGEASSG; via the coding sequence ATGGCACGAGGTGGAGCGGGCAACATGCTCGGAGTCGGCGGAACCCGCAGCAACATCAACCGCGGAGCGCTGCGCGGCGGCAACCGCGGCACCCGGATCGGGGGCACACAGGACGCACAGGCACAGAAACGGGAACTGCTGAGGAAGCTCCGGGAGAGGCGGGAGGGGGAGGCGTCGTCGGGGTGA
- a CDS encoding multidrug effflux MFS transporter, producing the protein MPEQGHLEQPRRVGGPGAPDVEGPGTPGVEGAAVPDTEPPAAAVRRTGLLVTLLLGGLTATPPLAMDMYLPSLPQVTDSLHAPAATVQLTLTACLLGMALGQLVVGPMSDRWGRRRPLLAGLLVYVVATALCAVAPTVEFLVGFRLLQGLAGAAGIVIARAVVRDLYDGVAMARFFSTLMLIGGVAPIVAPLIGGQILRVTDWRGVFVVLTVIGALLAVLVWARLPETLSPSDRHTGGVVDALHSMRRLLADLPFTGYMLTGGFAFAALFAYISASPFVIQEIYGASPQTFSLLFGVNSVGLVVVGQINGKVLVGRVGLDRVLGVGLLIVTAAAVALLLMATGVFGEVGLVPVAAALFVLMSAMGLALPNAQSLALLRTRHSAGSASALLGTSSFLIGAIASPLVGMAGEDTAVPMAVVQVAAALVALLCFMAMCRPWNRRATEDSRTEEKR; encoded by the coding sequence ATGCCCGAGCAGGGGCATCTTGAGCAGCCGAGGCGCGTCGGGGGACCGGGCGCGCCCGACGTGGAGGGGCCGGGTACGCCGGGCGTCGAGGGGGCGGCCGTACCCGACACGGAACCACCGGCGGCCGCCGTGCGCCGCACCGGCCTGCTCGTCACCCTGCTCCTCGGCGGCCTCACCGCCACCCCGCCGCTGGCGATGGACATGTACCTGCCGTCGCTGCCGCAGGTCACCGACTCCCTGCACGCGCCCGCCGCCACCGTCCAGCTCACCCTCACCGCCTGTCTGCTCGGCATGGCGCTCGGACAGCTGGTGGTCGGCCCGATGAGCGACCGCTGGGGCCGCAGGCGCCCGCTGCTCGCCGGTCTCCTCGTGTACGTCGTCGCCACCGCGCTGTGCGCCGTCGCGCCGACCGTGGAGTTCCTGGTCGGCTTCCGGCTCCTCCAGGGCCTCGCGGGCGCCGCCGGCATAGTGATCGCCCGGGCCGTGGTCCGGGACCTGTACGACGGGGTCGCGATGGCCCGCTTCTTCTCCACCCTCATGCTGATCGGCGGGGTCGCGCCGATCGTCGCGCCGCTGATCGGCGGGCAGATCCTGCGCGTGACGGACTGGCGGGGCGTGTTCGTGGTCCTGACCGTCATAGGGGCGCTGCTCGCCGTCCTGGTGTGGGCGCGACTGCCCGAGACCCTGTCCCCGTCCGACCGGCACACGGGTGGTGTCGTCGACGCCCTGCACTCGATGCGCCGCCTCCTCGCCGACCTGCCCTTCACCGGCTACATGCTCACCGGCGGCTTCGCCTTCGCCGCCCTGTTCGCCTACATCTCGGCGTCCCCGTTCGTGATCCAGGAGATCTACGGCGCCTCCCCGCAGACCTTCAGCCTGCTGTTCGGCGTGAACTCGGTCGGACTCGTCGTGGTCGGCCAGATCAACGGCAAGGTGCTGGTGGGACGGGTCGGCCTGGACCGGGTGCTGGGCGTGGGCCTGCTGATCGTGACCGCGGCGGCCGTGGCCCTGCTGCTGATGGCGACCGGGGTGTTCGGCGAGGTCGGCCTCGTACCCGTCGCCGCCGCGCTCTTCGTCCTGATGTCCGCGATGGGCCTCGCTCTGCCCAACGCCCAGTCCCTCGCCCTGCTGCGCACCCGGCACTCAGCGGGCTCCGCGTCCGCCCTGCTCGGCACGTCCTCCTTCCTCATCGGCGCCATCGCCTCCCCGCTGGTCGGGATGGCCGGCGAGGACACGGCCGTCCCGATGGCCGTCGTCCAAGTGGCGGCAGCACTGGTAGCGCTCCTGTGTTTCATGGCAATGTGCCGTCCCTGGAACAGGCGTGCGACTGAGGACTCGAGAACGGAGGAGAAGCGCTGA
- the efeB gene encoding iron uptake transporter deferrochelatase/peroxidase subunit, whose translation MTDTEKTTAPSRRALIGWGGAGLALGAAAAGGAVAMTRTGDDLAPTAAEAGAAVEFHGAHQAGIATPVQDRLHFAAFDVTTEDRAEFVRMLKDWTAAARRMTAGKAVGEGAYGGLAEAPPDDTGEALGLKPSRLTLTIGFGPSLFEKFDLADRRPEALVDLPQFAGDALDKNRSGGDLCVQACADDPQVAVHAIRNLARIGFGKVVIKWSQLGFGKTSSTTPDEQTPRNLMGFKDGTRNIAGTETDRLKKFVWVDSKDAKDAAWMAGGSYLVARRIRMHIETWDRTSLQEQEDIFGRDKGEGAPVGKAKERDKPFLPAMKPDAHVRLAHPDSNGGATILRRGYSFTDGTDGLGRLDAGLFFLAYMKDVREGFIRIQRHLATDALNEYIQHVGSAVFAVPPGVRDQDDWWGSTLFSKEA comes from the coding sequence ATGACGGACACCGAGAAGACCACGGCTCCCTCGCGGCGGGCGCTCATCGGCTGGGGCGGGGCCGGGCTCGCGCTCGGTGCCGCCGCGGCCGGCGGCGCGGTCGCGATGACCCGCACCGGCGACGACCTCGCCCCGACCGCCGCCGAGGCGGGTGCCGCCGTGGAGTTCCACGGCGCCCACCAGGCGGGCATCGCCACGCCCGTGCAGGACCGGCTGCACTTCGCCGCGTTCGACGTGACGACCGAGGACCGCGCCGAGTTCGTGCGGATGCTCAAGGACTGGACGGCCGCGGCCCGGCGGATGACCGCGGGCAAGGCCGTCGGGGAGGGCGCGTACGGCGGTCTCGCCGAGGCGCCGCCGGACGACACCGGGGAGGCGCTGGGGCTCAAGCCGTCGCGGCTGACGCTGACGATCGGCTTCGGGCCCTCCCTGTTCGAGAAGTTCGACCTGGCCGACCGGCGGCCCGAGGCGCTCGTCGACCTCCCGCAGTTCGCCGGGGACGCCCTCGACAAGAACCGCAGCGGCGGCGACCTGTGCGTCCAGGCCTGCGCGGACGACCCGCAGGTCGCCGTGCACGCGATCCGCAACCTCGCCCGGATCGGCTTCGGCAAGGTCGTCATCAAGTGGTCGCAGCTCGGCTTCGGCAAGACCTCCTCGACCACGCCCGACGAGCAGACCCCGCGCAACCTGATGGGCTTCAAGGACGGCACCCGCAACATCGCGGGCACCGAGACGGACCGGCTGAAGAAGTTCGTGTGGGTGGACTCCAAGGACGCCAAGGACGCCGCGTGGATGGCCGGCGGCTCCTACCTCGTCGCCCGCCGGATCCGCATGCACATCGAGACCTGGGACCGCACCTCGCTCCAGGAGCAGGAGGACATCTTCGGCCGGGACAAGGGCGAGGGCGCCCCGGTCGGCAAGGCCAAGGAGCGCGACAAGCCGTTCCTGCCGGCGATGAAGCCCGACGCACACGTCCGGCTCGCGCACCCCGACTCCAACGGCGGGGCGACGATCCTGCGCCGCGGCTACTCCTTCACCGACGGCACCGACGGTCTGGGCCGGCTGGACGCGGGGCTGTTCTTCCTGGCGTACATGAAGGACGTCCGGGAGGGCTTCATCCGCATCCAGCGGCATCTGGCCACCGACGCGCTCAACGAGTACATCCAGCACGTGGGTTCGGCGGTCTTCGCCGTCCCGCCCGGCGTCCGCGACCAGGACGACTGGTGGGGCAGCACGCTGTTCTCCAAGGAGGCCTGA
- a CDS encoding bifunctional DNA primase/polymerase, with product MSAESGGRTGLQGKLSQWLRGRRPKEAAAGDDGGREALLLAAASAGLPLAPAAHPTADYRCSCDRVGCPTPARHPVSFAWQTQSTTDRGQIERWARHQPQANFITATGMVHDVLDVPLEAGREALERLHAAGVEVGPVAESDDGRLLFFTLTRGTPEDEDEWWPCELDCHPETADEHPGLRWHCRGSYVLVPPARLPGDQAVHWVRGPEHPLPDPLSLLEFLTDACARHAGQEPHHADAAWPLRR from the coding sequence ATGAGCGCGGAGTCGGGGGGCCGGACCGGCCTGCAGGGCAAACTCTCCCAGTGGCTGCGCGGACGCCGGCCGAAGGAGGCCGCCGCCGGGGACGACGGCGGCCGTGAGGCCCTGCTGCTGGCCGCCGCCTCAGCGGGACTCCCGCTCGCGCCCGCCGCCCATCCCACCGCCGACTACCGCTGTTCCTGCGACCGCGTCGGCTGTCCCACCCCGGCCCGCCACCCCGTGTCCTTCGCCTGGCAGACCCAGTCGACCACCGACCGCGGACAGATCGAGCGCTGGGCCCGGCACCAGCCCCAGGCCAACTTCATCACCGCCACCGGCATGGTCCACGACGTCCTGGACGTCCCCCTGGAGGCCGGCCGGGAGGCCCTGGAGCGGCTGCACGCCGCCGGCGTCGAGGTCGGCCCGGTCGCCGAGAGCGACGACGGCCGGCTCCTCTTCTTCACCCTCACCCGCGGCACCCCCGAGGACGAGGACGAGTGGTGGCCCTGCGAGCTGGACTGCCACCCCGAGACGGCCGACGAACACCCCGGCCTGCGCTGGCACTGCCGCGGCTCCTACGTCCTCGTACCGCCCGCCCGGCTGCCCGGTGACCAGGCCGTGCACTGGGTCCGCGGCCCCGAACACCCGCTGCCCGACCCGCTGAGCCTCCTGGAGTTCCTCACCGACGCCTGCGCCCGGCACGCCGGCCAAGAACCGCACCACGCGGACGCGGCCTGGCCCCTGCGCCGGTAG
- a CDS encoding small ribosomal subunit Rsm22 family protein codes for MTVPALPSDTLRTTLAGLLDGLPPKQAAQAVERLIANYRGATPTDAPILRDRADVAAYAAYRMPATFEAVHAALEAFAEATPGWTPAGHIDVGGGTGAATWAVAATWPGDRAVTVLDWAEPALALGREIAAAHPALRDTRWERVRIGSDLTLPATDLVTVSYVLNELTPADRTTLVDTAAAAAQAVVIVEAGTPAGYARVIEARDRLIAAGFRIAAPCPHSAACPIVPGEDWCHFSARVSRSSLHRKVKGGSLPYEDEKFSYVAATRLPTTPAPARVVRRPQIRKGQVLLDLCEPDEQLTRRTITKRHGALYKTARDTAWGDPWPPADH; via the coding sequence GTGACCGTCCCCGCGCTCCCGTCCGACACCCTCCGCACCACCCTCGCCGGCCTCCTCGACGGTCTTCCCCCGAAGCAGGCGGCGCAGGCGGTCGAGCGGCTGATCGCCAACTATCGCGGAGCCACTCCCACCGACGCCCCGATCCTGCGCGACCGGGCGGACGTGGCCGCGTACGCCGCCTATCGGATGCCCGCGACCTTCGAGGCGGTCCACGCGGCGCTGGAGGCGTTCGCCGAGGCCACCCCCGGCTGGACCCCCGCGGGGCACATCGACGTCGGCGGCGGCACCGGCGCCGCGACCTGGGCCGTGGCCGCGACCTGGCCCGGCGACCGCGCGGTCACCGTCCTCGACTGGGCCGAACCCGCCCTCGCCCTCGGCCGCGAGATCGCCGCCGCGCACCCGGCCCTGCGGGACACGCGCTGGGAGCGGGTCCGGATCGGCAGCGACCTCACCCTGCCCGCCACGGACCTGGTCACCGTCTCGTACGTCCTCAACGAGCTCACGCCGGCCGACCGCACCACCCTCGTGGACACCGCGGCGGCAGCGGCCCAGGCGGTGGTGATCGTCGAGGCCGGCACCCCGGCCGGCTACGCCCGGGTCATCGAGGCCCGCGACCGCCTGATCGCCGCCGGCTTCCGCATCGCCGCGCCCTGCCCGCACAGCGCCGCCTGCCCGATCGTGCCCGGCGAGGACTGGTGCCACTTCTCGGCGCGGGTCAGCCGCTCGTCCCTGCACCGCAAGGTCAAGGGCGGCTCCCTGCCGTACGAGGACGAGAAGTTCAGCTACGTCGCCGCCACCCGCCTCCCCACCACCCCGGCCCCCGCCCGGGTCGTGCGCCGCCCCCAGATCCGCAAGGGCCAGGTCCTCCTCGACCTCTGCGAACCCGACGAACAGCTCACCCGCCGCACCATCACCAAACGCCACGGCGCCCTGTACAAGACAGCGAGGGACACGGCCTGGGGCGACCCCTGGCCCCCGGCGGACCACTAG
- the efeO gene encoding iron uptake system protein EfeO yields MRAVRLSLLAATAVAALTAVTGCTEKGNSGDSDRVIDVTATDSKCEVSKKEFPAGHVELAIENKGSKVTEVYVLFPDDRIVTERENIGPGTKQKVTAEVKAGDYTIACKPGMKGDGIRQAVKATGGTAAKRDPRLDSAVAAYRQYAQEQADATLPLAKTFAAAVKAGDLEAAKKAYAPSRIGWERTEPVAESFGDIDPKVDVRADGLEAGQKWTGWHRLEKSLWQDKKITAEDKTLADQLITDLTDWQKRVGKADITPTSMANGAKELLDEVATGKVTGEEERYSHTDLVDFKANVEGAEKSYELLKPVAQENDAALVTELDKQFAALNTLLDKYRADKTSYDFTSYDKVGDADRKQLSDGVNALAEPLSKLAAAVVTKSS; encoded by the coding sequence ATGCGTGCCGTCAGACTGTCCCTCCTCGCCGCCACCGCCGTGGCGGCCCTCACCGCCGTCACGGGGTGCACGGAGAAGGGAAACTCCGGCGACAGCGACCGCGTGATCGACGTGACCGCCACCGACAGCAAGTGCGAGGTCTCCAAGAAGGAGTTCCCGGCCGGCCACGTGGAGCTGGCGATCGAGAACAAGGGCTCCAAGGTCACCGAGGTCTACGTCCTGTTCCCGGACGACCGGATCGTCACCGAGCGCGAGAACATCGGCCCCGGCACCAAGCAGAAGGTCACCGCCGAGGTGAAGGCCGGCGACTACACGATCGCCTGCAAGCCGGGCATGAAGGGCGACGGCATCCGCCAGGCCGTGAAGGCCACCGGCGGCACCGCGGCCAAGCGTGACCCGCGGCTCGACTCGGCCGTCGCCGCCTACCGCCAGTACGCACAGGAGCAGGCCGACGCCACGCTGCCGCTGGCGAAGACGTTCGCCGCCGCGGTCAAGGCCGGTGACCTCGAAGCCGCCAAGAAGGCCTACGCGCCCTCCCGGATCGGCTGGGAGCGCACCGAGCCGGTCGCCGAGTCCTTCGGCGACATCGACCCCAAGGTGGACGTCCGGGCCGACGGCCTGGAGGCCGGCCAGAAGTGGACCGGCTGGCACCGCCTGGAGAAGTCCCTCTGGCAGGACAAGAAGATCACCGCCGAGGACAAGACCCTCGCCGACCAGCTGATCACCGACCTCACCGACTGGCAGAAGCGGGTCGGCAAGGCGGACATCACCCCGACCTCGATGGCCAACGGCGCCAAGGAGCTCCTCGACGAGGTCGCCACCGGCAAGGTCACCGGCGAGGAGGAGCGCTACTCGCACACCGACCTCGTCGACTTCAAGGCCAACGTCGAGGGCGCCGAGAAGTCGTACGAGCTGCTCAAGCCGGTCGCCCAGGAGAACGACGCGGCCCTGGTCACCGAGCTCGACAAGCAGTTCGCGGCGCTGAACACGCTGCTCGACAAGTACCGGGCCGACAAGACGTCGTACGACTTCACCTCCTACGACAAGGTCGGCGACGCCGATCGCAAGCAGCTGTCGGACGGGGTGAACGCGCTCGCGGAGCCGCTGTCCAAGCTCGCCGCGGCCGTCGTCACCAAGTCCTCCTGA
- a CDS encoding SDR family oxidoreductase, whose amino-acid sequence MDTKNMKTAVVTGAGSGIGRAVAVELLRTGWSVALAGRRPGTLEETAALVPEGAALAVRTDVSRPDEVAALFAAVVERFGRVDLLFNNAGTFGPGGVPVEELPYEAWRHVVDTNLNGAFLCAQAAYRQMKEQDPQGGRIINNGSISAHTPRPHSVAYTATKHALTGLTKSLSLDGRPYGIAVGQIDIGNAATDMTAGMGAGALQANGAVVPEPVMDVADVARTVRHMAELPLEANVQFATVMATTMPYVGRG is encoded by the coding sequence ATGGACACCAAGAACATGAAGACCGCCGTGGTGACCGGCGCGGGCTCCGGAATCGGGCGGGCGGTCGCCGTGGAACTGCTGCGGACGGGCTGGTCGGTGGCGCTGGCCGGGCGGCGGCCCGGGACGCTGGAGGAGACGGCGGCCCTCGTACCGGAGGGCGCCGCACTCGCCGTACGGACGGACGTGTCGCGGCCCGACGAGGTGGCCGCGCTGTTCGCCGCCGTCGTGGAGCGGTTCGGGCGGGTGGACCTGCTGTTCAACAACGCGGGGACGTTCGGTCCTGGCGGGGTGCCGGTGGAGGAGCTGCCGTACGAGGCCTGGCGGCATGTGGTGGACACCAACCTCAACGGCGCGTTCCTGTGCGCGCAGGCGGCGTACCGGCAGATGAAGGAGCAGGATCCGCAGGGCGGCCGGATCATCAACAACGGTTCGATCTCGGCGCACACGCCCCGGCCGCACTCCGTCGCCTACACCGCGACCAAGCACGCCCTGACGGGCCTCACCAAGTCGCTGTCGCTGGACGGGCGGCCGTACGGCATCGCGGTGGGGCAGATCGACATCGGGAACGCGGCGACCGACATGACCGCGGGCATGGGGGCGGGGGCGCTCCAGGCCAACGGGGCGGTCGTACCGGAACCCGTGATGGACGTGGCCGACGTGGCCCGCACGGTGCGGCACATGGCGGAGCTGCCGCTGGAGGCGAACGTGCAGTTCGCGACGGTGATGGCGACGACCATGCCGTACGTGGGGCGGGGCTGA
- the efeU gene encoding iron uptake transporter permease EfeU, which produces MFSNYLIGLREGLEASLVVCILIAYLVKTGRRDALKPIWIGIGVAVALALGFGCALEFGSQELTFEAQEALGGSLSILAVGLVTWMVFWMRRTARHLKSELHDKLDTALQMGTGALVATAFLAVGREGLETALFVWASVRAAGDGTPRPLVGVALGILTAVVLGWLFYRGALRINLARFFTWTGGMLVVVAAGVLAYGVHDLQEANWLPGLNSRPFDISDTVPPDSWYGTLLKGVFNFQPDPTVLQVTVWLLYLIPTLVLFLLPVGFASGKGKVKAPDEQGSRPSKAPQA; this is translated from the coding sequence GTGTTCTCCAACTACCTGATCGGTCTGCGCGAGGGCCTGGAGGCCTCCCTCGTCGTCTGCATCCTCATCGCCTACCTGGTGAAGACGGGCCGCCGGGACGCGCTGAAGCCGATCTGGATCGGCATCGGCGTCGCCGTCGCGCTCGCCCTCGGCTTCGGCTGCGCGCTCGAATTCGGCTCCCAGGAGCTGACGTTCGAGGCGCAGGAGGCGCTCGGCGGCTCCCTGTCGATCCTCGCGGTCGGCCTGGTGACGTGGATGGTGTTCTGGATGCGGCGCACCGCCCGGCACCTGAAGTCCGAGCTGCACGACAAGTTGGACACCGCCCTCCAGATGGGCACCGGGGCCCTGGTCGCCACCGCCTTCCTCGCCGTCGGCCGGGAGGGCCTGGAGACCGCCCTGTTCGTGTGGGCGTCGGTGCGCGCGGCGGGCGACGGCACCCCGCGCCCGCTGGTCGGGGTGGCCCTGGGCATCCTCACGGCGGTCGTCCTGGGCTGGCTGTTCTACCGCGGCGCCCTGCGCATCAACCTCGCCAGGTTCTTCACCTGGACCGGCGGGATGCTGGTCGTCGTGGCCGCGGGCGTGCTGGCGTACGGCGTCCACGACCTCCAGGAGGCGAACTGGCTGCCGGGCCTGAACAGCAGGCCCTTCGACATCAGCGACACCGTTCCGCCGGACAGCTGGTACGGCACCCTCCTCAAGGGCGTGTTCAACTTCCAGCCGGACCCGACGGTGCTTCAGGTCACGGTGTGGCTGCTGTACTTGATCCCGACGCTCGTGCTGTTCCTCCTCCCGGTAGGGTTCGCCTCCGGGAAGGGGAAGGTGAAGGCACCTGATGAGCAGGGATCGCGGCCCTCGAAGGCCCCGCAGGCTTGA
- a CDS encoding TetR/AcrR family transcriptional regulator codes for MATQKPKQPAPDATRRSERSRRAIYDAALDLVAEVGYPRTTVEGIAARAGVGKQTIYRWWSSKAEVLLEAFLDLSEQAAQEAAPGAAYAIPDTGDLAADLKAVLRMTVDQLKDPRFEAPSRALAAEGVVNEQVGRVFVAKLLEPSLQLYVDRVRAAQEAGQVRPEVDPRIALELWVSPLAQRWLQYTGPISYDYTDTLVDYALHGLAPR; via the coding sequence ATGGCCACCCAGAAGCCCAAGCAGCCCGCCCCCGACGCCACCCGCCGCAGCGAGAGGTCCCGTCGCGCGATCTACGACGCCGCCCTCGACCTCGTCGCCGAGGTCGGCTACCCCCGGACCACCGTCGAGGGCATCGCCGCCCGGGCCGGCGTCGGCAAGCAGACCATCTACCGCTGGTGGTCCTCGAAGGCGGAGGTGCTGCTCGAGGCCTTCCTCGACCTGAGCGAACAGGCCGCACAGGAGGCCGCCCCCGGCGCTGCCTACGCCATCCCGGACACCGGAGACCTCGCCGCGGACCTCAAGGCCGTCCTGCGCATGACCGTCGACCAGCTCAAGGACCCCCGCTTCGAGGCCCCCTCCCGCGCCCTCGCCGCCGAAGGCGTCGTCAACGAACAGGTCGGCCGGGTCTTCGTCGCCAAACTCCTCGAACCCTCGCTCCAGCTGTACGTCGACCGCGTGCGCGCAGCCCAGGAGGCCGGCCAGGTGCGCCCCGAGGTCGACCCGCGCATCGCCCTCGAACTGTGGGTCTCCCCGCTCGCCCAGCGCTGGCTCCAGTACACCGGCCCGATCTCCTACGACTACACGGACACCCTCGTCGACTACGCCCTCCACGGCCTCGCCCCCCGCTGA
- a CDS encoding serine hydrolase domain-containing protein has protein sequence MSAPKLRTDTPERAGLDPEELRHLVRDFRVLTTGLRPWAAGAVLAAGRGPVIAVEEASGWAVRYASYDPGTDAGVELPPERRVPARVDTPFDLASLTKLFTAVAAVQQIERGTLGIDARVGAYLPDFTAAVTHGITVRELLTHTSGLRPELPLHDCADDEERLALLRAEPPVGVPGTYTYSDLNPLLLQHVLERITGRPLDVLVHEGITRPLGMTSTRFGPCPGAAATEDQRRPWAKADRGMVRGEVHDENAWALGGVAGHAGLFSTARDLAIFCRALLAGGAYGPARILGPDFVELLLTPPGLGFAIDQKWFMGELAGHGAAGHTGFTGTSLVLDPATDTFVVLLANTVHPRRRPPDNRPRAEIATRVARAVRGT, from the coding sequence CTGAGCGCACCGAAACTGCGCACCGACACACCGGAGCGGGCCGGCCTCGACCCCGAGGAACTCCGGCACCTCGTCCGGGATTTCCGGGTCCTCACCACCGGCCTGCGCCCCTGGGCCGCGGGGGCCGTCCTGGCCGCCGGGCGCGGCCCGGTGATCGCCGTGGAGGAGGCGTCCGGCTGGGCGGTCCGCTACGCGTCCTACGACCCCGGGACCGACGCGGGCGTCGAACTGCCCCCGGAGCGCCGGGTCCCCGCCCGCGTGGACACCCCCTTCGACCTGGCCTCCCTCACCAAGCTGTTCACGGCGGTGGCGGCGGTGCAGCAGATCGAGCGGGGGACGCTGGGCATCGACGCGCGGGTCGGCGCGTACCTGCCGGACTTCACGGCGGCCGTGACCCACGGCATCACCGTCCGCGAGCTGCTCACCCACACCTCGGGCCTGCGCCCCGAGCTCCCGCTCCACGACTGCGCCGACGACGAGGAACGCCTCGCCCTGCTGCGCGCCGAGCCGCCCGTCGGGGTCCCCGGCACCTACACCTACTCCGACCTCAACCCACTGCTCCTCCAGCACGTCCTGGAGCGCATCACGGGCCGGCCGCTCGACGTCCTCGTCCACGAGGGCATCACCCGCCCCCTCGGCATGACGTCCACCCGCTTCGGCCCCTGCCCGGGGGCCGCGGCCACGGAGGACCAGCGCAGGCCGTGGGCCAAGGCGGACCGGGGCATGGTGCGGGGCGAGGTCCACGACGAGAACGCGTGGGCGCTGGGCGGAGTGGCGGGCCACGCGGGTCTCTTCTCGACCGCCCGGGACCTGGCGATCTTCTGCCGGGCCCTGCTCGCGGGCGGCGCGTACGGACCGGCCCGCATCCTCGGCCCCGACTTCGTGGAACTCCTGCTGACCCCGCCGGGGCTCGGATTCGCGATCGACCAGAAGTGGTTCATGGGCGAACTGGCGGGCCACGGCGCGGCCGGCCACACGGGCTTCACCGGCACGTCCCTGGTACTGGACCCGGCCACGGACACCTTCGTGGTCCTCCTGGCCAACACGGTCCACCCCCGCAGACGTCCGCCGGACAACCGGCCGCGGGCGGAGATCGCGACGAGGGTGGCGCGGGCGGTCAGGGGGACGTGA
- a CDS encoding Gfo/Idh/MocA family oxidoreductase: MTEQSVRWGILATGGIAAAFTADLVDLPDAEVVAVASRSEASAKAFAERFGIERAYGEWGALAEDADIDVVYVATPHSAHRAAAGLCLSAGRNVLCEKAFTLNAREAEELVGLAKDGGRFLMEAMWMYCNPLIRRLKALVDDGAIGDVRTVQADFGLAGPFPPAHRLRDPAQGGGALLDLGVYPVSFAQLLLGEPADVTAKAVLSEEGVDLQTGALLSYDSGALASLHCSLTGGTATIASVTGSLGRIDIPNGFFHPDRFVLHRDGRDPEEFVADPADGPRNSLKHEAREVMRALRAGETESPLVPLEGTLAVMRTLDAVRDRIGVHYPGELRTPA; the protein is encoded by the coding sequence ATGACGGAGCAGAGCGTGCGCTGGGGGATTCTGGCGACGGGCGGGATCGCGGCGGCGTTCACCGCGGACCTGGTGGATCTGCCGGACGCGGAGGTGGTCGCGGTGGCCTCCCGCTCCGAGGCCTCGGCGAAGGCCTTCGCGGAACGGTTCGGGATCGAGCGGGCATACGGCGAGTGGGGCGCCCTCGCCGAGGACGCGGACATCGATGTCGTGTACGTGGCCACCCCGCACTCGGCGCATCGCGCGGCCGCCGGGCTCTGTCTGAGCGCCGGTCGCAACGTCCTGTGCGAGAAGGCGTTCACGCTGAACGCGCGCGAGGCCGAGGAGTTGGTGGGGCTCGCGAAGGACGGCGGCCGCTTTCTCATGGAGGCCATGTGGATGTACTGCAACCCGCTGATCCGGCGCCTCAAGGCCCTCGTCGACGACGGCGCGATCGGTGACGTGCGCACCGTGCAGGCCGACTTCGGGCTCGCCGGCCCGTTCCCGCCCGCGCACCGGCTTCGGGACCCGGCACAGGGCGGGGGCGCACTGCTCGACCTCGGGGTGTACCCGGTGTCGTTCGCGCAGCTGCTGCTCGGGGAGCCCGCGGACGTCACCGCGAAGGCGGTGCTGTCCGAGGAGGGCGTCGACCTCCAGACGGGCGCGCTGCTGTCCTACGACAGCGGGGCGCTGGCCTCGCTGCACTGCTCCCTGACCGGCGGCACCGCAACGATCGCCTCGGTCACCGGCTCGCTGGGCCGGATCGACATCCCCAACGGCTTCTTCCACCCGGACCGTTTCGTGCTGCACCGGGACGGGCGCGACCCGGAGGAGTTCGTCGCCGACCCGGCCGACGGCCCCCGCAACAGCCTCAAGCACGAGGCCCGCGAGGTCATGCGGGCGCTGCGGGCCGGGGAGACGGAGTCACCGCTGGTGCCGCTGGAGGGCACGCTCGCGGTGATGCGGACGCTGGACGCGGTACGGGACCGGATCGGCGTCCACTACCCGGGCGAACTCCGCACCCCGGCGTGA